The Piliocolobus tephrosceles isolate RC106 chromosome 10, ASM277652v3, whole genome shotgun sequence nucleotide sequence CTGGCCCTATCTCAGGCTTGTCAGCACAGAGGGATCCACCATCCAGTTAGCTCACATTCCTCAGCAGCCAGCAGGAAGCTTCCGGAGAAGAGGCAGCTGGCTCTCTGTGAAGCATGGAAGGCCTCATGAATTGGCCCATAGCATCTACCTCTGCAAGAGGATGGGAAAAGTGcctggaaggaaggaggaatgaGAAACATCCTTGGGTGAAGAACGTTTTCATGGAGTGGAGTTGGAGCTGGGGTAGGAGGGGCCGTGGAGGAGGATGTAGAAACGATGTGCTCATTTTCAGCTTTTAGAGGCATTGGAGAGCAGCCCCCACTCTCCTTGGCGGCCTTCCTGATGCATCAGTGCTCCTGGATGGCCCCATGCTCCATTTCCAGCTCCATCTCTATCTCTCACATACTATTCTCCATGTCTGGAGCACGTCTCTCCTCCTGGTTAACTCCTTACTTCAGTTCacttcttgcttgctttctttttttcttttttttctgagacggagtctcgctctgtcacccaggctggagtgcagtgtccggatctcagctcactgcaagctccgcctcccgggttcgcgccattttcctgcctcagcctcatgagtagctgggactacaggcgcccgccacctcgcctggctaattttttgtatttttagtagagacggtgtttcaccgtgttagccaggatggtctcgatctcctgaccttgtgacccgcccgtctcggcctcccaaagtgctggggttacaggcttgagccaccacgcccggcctcttgcTTTCAAATGTGAGCTTTGCAGGGACAAGCatctttaactattttttttgcTTATAGGAACCCAAGCTTGTGTAACAATACCTGCTACACAGCAGGAGCTCAATAATGATTTGTTGTTGGAATAATGAGCTCCTGATTTTCCTTTAGGTCTCAGCTTCAATATTACCTCCTTTAGGAAATAATCAGCTTTGCCTGCTTAATAGTCCTCTGGCTGtgattctctttttctcccaGCACCAAGGCTCAGGGTTCTTCATAGCCACCCCCTCCTTGGTGGagaggtggcagtggtggtggagaAGATGGGGatcaggaactcaagaccagacTCTCCAACAATCTTGTCTAGGCCCTTGAGCTGGTTGGATGGAAGGGAGATGAGTCACCACCAGAGGCATGGAGCCTCTGGGTTCCCCCAGGTGGCACCTCCATGAGTTCCCGAGGCTGGCAGTCCTTACAGTATCCTCCTTAACCCCCGAGAAGGGAGTGTTAAGCCCCAGAGCAGAAATCAGAGCCCCTTTCCAAGAAAGGCAGAACTGAAAAGGCTCCTGGAAAGCCTCTTGTCCAACCCCTCACTTGACAGGTGTTCAGGGCATCTTGAGTCAGTGTAGGGGAGAAAGGTGGGGGGCAATGAGGAATAGGAAGCTGTGACAGGCACTGAGCGATCAGTCAGAGCTAGACATACAGGGGATGGTACACTGTGTTTAAGTCTGGACTTTGTTCTGGGAACAGTGGTGACCCACTGAAAGCGCAGCCTTGTGTTTGATGAAGGTCTCTTTGGCTGCTGTGAGGTGGGGCATGGAAGAGAGAAGAACAGGATTCTAGGCAAAATGGTGgtggctgggtgtgctggcagcagtagggagagaggaaagaggggcATGGAGAGGTATTTAGGAGGCAGAAAAAGAAGTCCTTGGGGCTTAATGAATATTGAGGGTACAGGCACGGATAAATCATAGGTTCTGGTTTGGGCAACTGTGTTGATGATCTTGGTAAGAGAGACTGGAGGAGACTCCAGTTGAGTGGGTGGGAAGCAATGAGTTAAGCTGGAAGGTGTGCTGAGTTCGAAGCATCTCTAAAACTGACAAGTGGAGTTGTCTTGTAGGAATTGGAGCTGGTGGGTCTAAGCCGAGGAGGGAGGGTAGAAGGAGAATCATCAGGGCTCTGAAGCCCAGGTGGGGGATTTTAACCAGGGAGGACATTAACTGTGGGTGGTAGCTGAAGGTGAGAGACTGATGTGACTGCCTAGGGAGAGTACAGAGAGGTGGGAAAAGGCCCTGGGGTAGTTGGATGTTTGAGGCAAGGTGCAGGGTGAGGTGTAAGTCAGTGAGCAGAACTGCCTGGGAGGAGCTGAGAGCCTGGCCTGGGAGACAAGGAGGTGAAAGGCCCGAGGCTCAGGAATTGGGaagtgggagggagagaaggcacTGGGCAGCCCCTGGAGCTTGGGTGAAGGCTAAAGGGCCCTGGGGGGGCTGGAGATTCCAGGGGGAGCAACGGAAGGGGGTGGGTCCTCCAAGGACATCCTGGTGAGATGGGTGGGAAAGGCCAGGGGCTGGGTGAAGGGGAGGAATGAAGAGGGCCAGCAAGGAAGGCAATGCACAACACTGGAGGTGGGCTGCAGCCTTGCGAGGACTGTTCCAGGTCTGATTCCTtgagggtggggtgaggggctTCTCAAAGTCTTCCAAAGCTCTCCAGAGCTTTCCAAGTGGAGGACAGGAGAGATTGGGCCAAGCAGCAGGCAGAAGACCCTCTTAGCCTTGGGGTTGAAGCTGTGAGGTATCTCAGATGAGGGCAGCGAGTGGGGCAGTTGAGGGAGTGAGTAGATGGTGTCCTCATGTCAGCTGTGGAGAAGCCTGCCAGGTTCTGAGGAGGTGTGTGCACGGGGGAAGGGTGGGCCAGGGGCAAGTTCCAAGGCTCTCACCTTTCCCTGTTTGGTGGGCAGCATGAGGAGGATGTGGCAATGGGGTGGGGTCCAGACTGACAAAGGGTGGCCCCCGAGGGTGGCTGCTGGCACTTTTGGCAGTTGCTGCTATGGTACCTATGTGGTAGGATGGCTGGGGGGCAGAGTGAAGATATGCTAGGAAAAGAAAGTGGGGACTGTGTATGCAAGAAGGGGGCAAAACTCAAACACACACACGAGCATgcatacacgtgcacacatataAACATGCGCATGCACGTGCACTGCCTTCCAGCTGATCCTCTGGCCTCTTCGGTCACCTGCAGAGCCAGTTGGAAGAGCAAAACCCCACGCCATCCAGACTGATAGGTGTGACAGGTAGAAGGTGCTGTGAGCACAGTCAGCACTGCCTGGTCGGGAGATGACAGAACCATCTGGGGATGAGGCCCTATCGGTGTCCAGGCTGAGAACTGGCCAGAACGACTCTAGTCTTCAGGCCATATCATCAGGCTGGGGTGCTCACCAGTTGGTGGGTGTGGGTGGGCCCCAGGAAAGCAAGACATTACGGCAAGAAAGCAGGTCCCCAAGTTTATTGGAAAAGGGGAGACAAGAGGCCAGAGAGGCAGGGGGAACAGTCTCACAGTGCTCCTTCCAGGGAAGGAAGGCCCTTCTCCCCGGGAGGggcagaaggctgagacaggggaaggAATGGGTCTATTCCCTAGTGGCAGGTCCCTTTCCAGTGGGATGAGAGGTAGGGAGGAGCCGCTGGCAGGAATGAGCTGATGGTGTATTCTCAGAACACAAGGGGAAAAGCCAGCGACGTGCTGCTGTTCTCAGTTGAGGGTTGGGCAGCGGCACATCTGGCAGGCGGAAGGGGCTCCCCTGGCTCCCTTTTGGGCCACTTAACACCTCCCCTGGCCGCATGAGCCCCCTCCGCAGGTGGTGTTCAGCTGGCCACAGGGCTTGCACAAGCCGGTGCTCACCACCAGGTTCCCGTTGCAGGGGGCGCTGCAGACGCTGCCTGTCACCGGCCGGGAGCCGGACACACAGAGGTCCCCGCACACAACCCCACCCCGGGAGCTGCTGACACCTGTGGGAACAAGGGCAGGGTCAAGAGACCCCTGCTGGTGGCTGTCCCATCCAACCACCTTCCTTTGGTCTGTCTGATGTGTCGGCCATCCAGGGAAGGATGCGACGAACCTCCAGTTCTATTCTGAAGGTGTGGAGGGAACCCTAGCCTGGGAGCCAGCAGACCGGGGCTCTGGTCCTGGTTCTGCCTTGTGACCTTGGGGAGTCCCTTCCTCTAtctgggcctcagctttctcacctATACAGGGTGAAGGTTATGAGTGACATCTGAGGTCCCTTCTTGCAGTGACATCTTATTATTTTTCCCCTCCCTAACACATTGATGCTGTGAGGTTCTTTCTGCCAGCTAACCTTAGTCTCTCTTGTCGCATGACCAATCTATCCTCTTTACTGGGGGAATTATTGGAAACACTCCCCCCAAAGTCTCTGCATATACTCGTAGTCAAGAAGTCCTTTGTCCCCAGTCTACATTTGCCTTTTCAGGGTTCAAGATACTTACAGACATTCACAGCTTCAACACCTTCACACAGCCTGAGTGGGGAAAAAGTAAGGAAGGGGAAGATGAAAGAAGTCAGAATGAGGTCATCGAATCTCCCCTAGGTGCCGACATGGGTCATCTCAGGGCTATTTCTGACCTACATTTATGCCCTTGTGCAACTCAGAAAAAGTTGCCTTTCTGGCAGAAGCAATGTCAGGTCACACTATTTAGCAAGCAGAGTATGGTTGGATTTCAGCTCTCATTTGTCTGTCAGCTGTCATTTGTCTTTGTGCAGTGAACAACCTGAACAACCATATTTGTCAGGTCTGGATAGGCTCAACCTTCAGAAGGGGAAGGCCCTCTTGGGaaaacgaggtcaggagtttggccAGCAACCCTGCCCTAGAATAGGTGATGTCCTAGAAACCAGACAGGGTATGGATCTCGGAAGAGTTGAGAATGAGACAACTTGAAGATATGGATCTGGGATCCATAGAGGCAAGAATGTCGCCTGGGCAGAGACTGAGATAGGGACAAATCGAAGGTGGGCAGGTCTATGCAAGTGGAGTGCTTAGGGCTGGGCTGGACCCACCTCTGCTCCTCGCCCTCCAGCAGGCGCCTGTAAGTTGCGATCTCAATGTCCAGGCCCAGCTTGGAGTTCATCACCTCCTGGTACTCCCTGATCAGGCAGGCCATGTCCTGCTTGGCCTTCTGCAGGGCGCCCTCCAGCTCGGCCAGCTTGCAGCGGGCATCGCTGAGGGCTGCCTCACCCTGCTGCTCAGACTGGGCCACCGCGGCCTCCAGCTTGGAGTTCTGGGTatggagaggagaaaatgaagTTTAGTTTCCTGAAATCCCAGCCAGTCTCCAATAGGATCATTCAACTTCTATCTTAAAATACTGTCTCCCCAATCAGCTTCCTAaatctttcttccctcctcacttataccacacacacacacacacacaccccacacacacacacagatactcaCACACACCTTGGCCAAGACAATCAGAAATACCTCAGTAGACTCCtcatcttactctgtcaccctgaGACTGCACTGGGAAGACTTTTCCAGAATCTAATTCAAATTCCTCTGCTGAGGGCTAACTCCAGTCTCTTCCTACACTGAGGGATGGGCCGGGTTCCCATACCTGGCACTTGGCATTCTCCACCTCGGCCGTCAGCCTCTGGATCATGCGGTTTAGCTCATTAATCTCCTCCTTGGTGCGGCGCAGGGTCTCCCCGTGCCTGATCACCGTGGCCTTCATCTCCTCACACTGCAGGAAGCAGAGATGCTCACGAGGCTCAGGATGAGACATCCCATTCATTTGGGACAGCACAGACAATCGCACTGATTGTGCAGTGCTCGGCCTGTGCAACCACACGTGGCAGTCCTGCCTTGCCACCCCAACCTAAGAGCTATTGGCTTTTCTGTTGCCATCCTTAGGGATTGGAATCCCCAGACAAAGAAGCCTTTTCTACTAGATACCTCGCATCCCTCCCACTGCCATGTCTAGCAGGCAGGAATCCTGTGCCGCTCACCTTGCTGCGGTACCAGGACTCAGCCTCAGCCCGGCTGCGGGTGGCGATGTCATCGTACTGTGCCTTGATCTCGGCGACGATGCAGTCCATGTTCAGGTCCCGGCTGTTGTCCAGCTTGACAACCACGGAGGTGTCTGAGATGTGGGACTGGAGAACGCGGATCTCCTGCAGGAGGTGGGGAAAGGAAGGACAACTCACTTGCCCGGGCTTCTCCTAATCCCTGGATGCCTATCATCCTTTTGGCTCATCGGGAGCAGACCTCTCATGTTTGGAGAAACAAACCTGATGAAGTCGCATAACTTTCTGCACAAATAGGAAATCTCTTTAGAGGAAAACACAACCGTTTCTCAACTGCTTGCTTTTGGAATTATTTAGGCCCACGTGCAGCCAGCATGGTCCAGATGCTTTCCAGGGGCTCAGTCCCTGTATGGGGACCTCTTTCCCTTCTCCTAGACCAGCCCCATAAAGGAAGGGTATTGCTGCCAGAGAAAGTCCTGGGCCAGAGCAATGGGTTCAAGTCTGTCTGATGCTGTGTGTAGTCTATGCTGCAGTCCACTGGCTCAGGGGAAGGATGCAGGGCAGCTTCCCAAGGCACAGTTGTCTGGGGTGCTCACTTTCCTGCCCCTTACTAAATTTGCTCCTTTTTGGTTCTCCATCCCTTTGCCTCCctgctccttccctctccttgcTCCCTGCCAACTCTCCAGCCGTGAGCCTGGGTTCATATGTCAGCAGTCCTGGTTCATGCCTGTGGGTGTCTGGGAAGGGGGTCGGGGATCCCATGGGGGGATCTGTGCCTACCATGACTGACAGCCCCTCACCTCCTCGTACAGCCGCCTCAGGAAGTCAATCTCCTGGATCAGGGCCTCCACGTTGGCCTCCAGGTCTGACTTGCGGAGGTAGGCGCAGTCCACATCCTGTGTGGAGTAGAAGGGGCTGTGAGGCCGGCTCTCCTCAGAGGGCTCTGAGGACCTGGCTGCCGTGTGGCAGGACAAAGAGGATGGGTGGTGGGACTCAGGGCGAGCTCAGTGCCAGCTGGGCTTCACTCACCTTCTTTAGAGCCACAAACTCGTTCTCTGCTGTGGCTCGAAGTGCGACTTCTTCTTCATACCTGAGATGAGGAGGGAGAACAGGACCTTGTCTGAACAGCTCTTGATCTTGGCCATGAGCATGTGTGCAAAGGAGCCTCCTTCCTAGACCTCCCCCTGCTCATCTCCTGCCCCCAAGTGAAATGGGTGGGGCTCTGGAGGAACCAGGCTGCTGGCCCTGGCCTACTGGGACGCACTGGAGAACTGAAGCACCCACTCCCCTGTTTTGTCGGAGGTTGGGAGGACAGGAATCTGGAAGCTGAGTGTGTGAATGAGCGTGGTTGGGGAGTGCGAGGTGCTATTTTTCTCACCCAGGTCTCCATCTTCTCTTCCTTCGAGCCCTCCCCTACCCTCACTCAGCAGCACGTGGTGGGATCCTCACTCTGTCTCTCCCCTCCTGGCCTGAGCTGTGGGAGGCAGCTCAAAAGATAGGGAGGGAGGGGTATGCTGGGCCTGGGGAGTCCATGGAGAGAATGTTACTGAAGGAAGCTGGCCACCCCTCAAAACAGATTCCTTCTGAGGATCCAGTGCATATTCTTCATATCATATATCATACTTTGTAGCTGAAGGGCTAGATTTATAACTCTGTCGTGCCTGCCTTCCAGCAGACTGCAGGCTCCACAAGGACCCACACTGTGTGGATTGCGTGGCCCTGCGTCACTAGCACCAGCACAATGTCCTGGCTTGTGGTAGGTGATTAGATTGTGTTAGCTGAGTGAGAGAGCAAACTTAGGAAGACACACGTCCAGGACTTTGAGATCTGGTCTCAAAGGAACCAATGAATACAAGTTTTTGTGAAAAATGgatggagaaagggagagagcaTTGTTTCCCTGATCTGCTGGTGGAAAGACAAGCTGAGCCACCTTCCCCCACACCCAAGGGATCCCCTGTGTCTCGAGCAGGGGGTACAGGTTCTTCTCCACTCTCAGGCAGAGATGCCAGCTGCAGACTGGACACTCCTCCGGACTCAGGGAGCTGCCACCATGCTCTTTCCTGTGCCCAGCATCCCTCCTGCCCTCACTCACTTCTTCTTGTAGCCCTCCAGCACCTCCTGCACGTGGTTGAGCTCTGAGGCCAGCCTCCCACTGTCGGCCTCCACGCACTCGGCCTCCCGCCGCAGAGTCTCGATGTAGCCCTCGAACAGGGGCTCCAGGTTGCTCTGGCAGCACTCGCGGTTCTGGAAGAACTGCAGCTTTGTCTCCAGCAGCTTGTTCTGCTGCTCCAGGAAGCGCACCTGCCACCCAGAGGCAGAACCTAAGAACCTCTTCTTGCAGCATCATAGGGCAAGAGGGGTTCCCAGCAGCAGGGCCTGAAAGCCCCCAACTCTCTGACCCAGAGTCTTCCCTGGAAGGGGTTATGTCATCTCTCTCAAAAACGCCACCAGGGCTTAACCAGTTCACCACCTGGAAGCTCTTCCTGGAAGTTAATCTCTTCTAAGTCAGTTTACCTGGTGTCATGGAAAATGCTTGGAGTCCAGATTCTGCTGCCACTTGTTAACAATGTGCCCCTGGATAAAGCACTCAACCCTTCTGTAGAGTGGGGAGGTTAAAGCTCACCTTACTATGAGGATTAAAAGAACGCTTTAACAGAAAGGAACCCCACACTGAACACTTACTGCTGCTCAATCACACCAAGCCAGGTGGACCTTTTTAGAAAGCTACACTGTAGAAGTTGAAAAATAAA carries:
- the LOC111541969 gene encoding keratin, type II cuticular Hb3, whose translation is MTCGFISMGCGFRPGNFSCVSACGPRPGRCCITAAPYRGISCYRGLTGGFGSHSVCGGFRAGSCGRSFGYRSGGVCGPSPPCITTVSVNESLLTPLNLEIDPNAQCVKQEEKEQIKCLNSRFAAFIDKVRFLEQQNKLLETKLQFFQNRECCQSNLEPLFEGYIETLRREAECVEADSGRLASELNHVQEVLEGYKKKYEEEVALRATAENEFVALKKDVDCAYLRKSDLEANVEALIQEIDFLRRLYEEEIRVLQSHISDTSVVVKLDNSRDLNMDCIVAEIKAQYDDIATRSRAEAESWYRSKCEEMKATVIRHGETLRRTKEEINELNRMIQRLTAEVENAKCQNSKLEAAVAQSEQQGEAALSDARCKLAELEGALQKAKQDMACLIREYQEVMNSKLGLDIEIATYRRLLEGEEQRLCEGVEAVNVCVSSSRGGVVCGDLCVSGSRPVTGSVCSAPCNGNLVVSTGLCKPCGQLNTTCGGGSCGQGRC